The following proteins come from a genomic window of Pelmatolapia mariae isolate MD_Pm_ZW linkage group LG17, Pm_UMD_F_2, whole genome shotgun sequence:
- the LOC134615750 gene encoding leukocyte surface antigen CD53-like: MGKVNVCLKRSYIVVISVIAVISLVVLVFTPFLFSDHELKELVEELKKEYLRLLPLTESSKELLDDLQTDLECCGLQGYQDWKSNIPKSCLCAKESTNPCVETLGGIWEENQTVMVYEQMLSLVLCRAILRQLNRNRDTPVVN, encoded by the exons ATGGGAAAAGTGAACGTCTGCTTGAAACGGAGTTATATTGTCGTAATAAGCGTGATTGCA GTGATCAGTTTGGTGGTTCTGGTATTCACTCCGTTTCTGTTTTCTGACCACGAACTGAAAGAG CTAGTTGAAGAGCTGAAGAAGGAATACCTGAGGCTTTTGCCGCTGACGGAAAGCAGCAAAGAGTTGCTCGACGATTTACAGACAGAT TTGGAGTGTTGTGGACTTCAGGGATACCAGGACTGGAAGTCCAACATCCCAAAATCCTGCCTTTGCGCCAAAGAGTCCACTAATCCGTGT GTGGAAACTCTTGGAGGCATCTGGGAGGAAAATCAGACTGTTATGGTTTATGAACAG ATGTTGTCCCTCGTGTTGTGTAGAGCCATCTTGCGCCAGCTGAATCGAAACAGAGACACCCCGGTAGTGAACTAA